A single region of the Legionella oakridgensis ATCC 33761 = DSM 21215 genome encodes:
- a CDS encoding efflux RND transporter periplasmic adaptor subunit — protein MTNHLKRKFKEYTAKAMGRLFILLFFSSLLTACGEQTSMAKNNLKTYEVKPENIHKTLYFTGTMQPLKENTLTSPMDAVVETMHYHYGQRIKKNDVVFTLNSPELQKQYNEVLTDYLKAKDTYTIAQAKFVGTEDLWQAGLLSKNNYLSEKSSLNNARVSLMQATHKLSDMLEKMDNDGGQNLSSLSFAAFDKVRLALTAKHNMIHLKSPDDGVLLYPPKSNEDKSGRLTVGTAVKAGQVLALIGDMSGIRVEIDIPEVDIDKVKPGMPAVIRSTAFPKEALQGKLIVMNAQASTTSAATLPSFTAIVEVKGLTLQQQAWVKVGMSASIELSVDSADKLMIPIAAVKLKAGKSIVQVLEKNGTHRIQEVTTGSALVDKVVIDSGLKSGDVVIYD, from the coding sequence ATGACCAATCACTTAAAGAGAAAATTCAAGGAATACACGGCAAAAGCCATGGGCAGGCTGTTTATTCTTTTATTTTTTTCAAGTTTGCTTACTGCCTGTGGCGAACAAACTTCTATGGCTAAAAATAATCTCAAGACTTATGAGGTAAAACCGGAAAATATCCACAAAACGTTGTATTTTACCGGAACCATGCAGCCATTAAAAGAAAATACGCTGACCAGCCCAATGGATGCGGTTGTAGAAACCATGCATTATCATTATGGCCAACGTATTAAGAAAAATGACGTTGTATTTACCTTAAACTCGCCTGAATTGCAAAAGCAATATAATGAAGTACTAACGGATTATTTAAAGGCAAAGGATACTTACACCATAGCACAGGCTAAATTTGTAGGAACAGAAGATTTATGGCAAGCCGGTTTGCTTTCCAAAAACAATTATCTTAGTGAAAAATCCAGTCTTAATAATGCTCGTGTTTCATTAATGCAGGCGACTCATAAATTATCAGACATGCTGGAGAAGATGGATAATGATGGTGGACAGAATTTGTCTTCTTTAAGTTTTGCAGCATTTGATAAGGTCCGACTAGCGCTGACCGCGAAACATAATATGATTCATTTGAAATCACCCGATGATGGTGTGCTTTTATATCCGCCAAAATCAAATGAAGATAAAAGTGGACGATTAACGGTAGGGACGGCGGTTAAAGCGGGACAAGTGCTTGCCCTCATTGGTGATATGAGCGGAATTCGCGTGGAAATTGATATTCCTGAGGTGGATATTGATAAAGTTAAACCTGGAATGCCAGCTGTTATCCGCAGTACGGCTTTTCCTAAAGAAGCACTCCAGGGGAAATTAATTGTAATGAATGCCCAAGCTTCAACGACCAGTGCAGCCACATTGCCGTCGTTTACCGCGATCGTAGAGGTTAAGGGATTGACGTTGCAACAACAAGCCTGGGTAAAAGTGGGCATGAGCGCTTCCATCGAATTATCGGTGGATAGTGCGGATAAATTAATGATACCCATCGCTGCCGTAAAATTAAAAGCTGGTAAAAGCATTGTGCAAGTACTAGAAAAAAATGGTACTCATCGGATACAAGAGGTAACGACCGGCAGCGCTTTAGTGGATAAAGTGGTGATTGATTCGGGGTTAAAATCAGGGGATGTTGTGATTTATGATTAA
- a CDS encoding symmetrical bis(5'-nucleosyl)-tetraphosphatase yields the protein MADYVIGDVQGCYDPLQRLLERIDFNEHQDRLWFVGDLVNRGPQSLAVLRFIKRLPHKPRITLGNHDLHLLNRLFGETNKVNADDTLVEIIRAPDRDELGHWLRKQNILIYDEALNIVMTHAGIAPMWDLPQAQQLAEELEQVLWGEHYQEFLTHMYGNEPDIWSFNLTGTTRLRVICNYFTRMRFCDHQGRLCFRYKGSIKEAPAALYPWFEVPHRHEIPVDIVFGHWAALLGQCSLPRIYAIDTGCLWGGELTALRLQDRQRFTVPGLVVN from the coding sequence ATGGCTGATTATGTTATTGGTGATGTTCAAGGTTGTTATGATCCATTGCAGCGGTTACTTGAACGAATTGATTTTAATGAACATCAAGACAGACTTTGGTTTGTAGGTGACTTGGTTAATCGTGGACCACAGTCCCTTGCCGTATTGCGTTTTATCAAACGATTACCCCATAAGCCACGAATCACACTGGGTAATCATGATTTACATCTTTTAAATCGACTCTTTGGTGAGACTAACAAAGTCAATGCAGATGATACTTTAGTGGAAATAATCCGTGCCCCTGATCGTGACGAATTGGGACATTGGCTGCGTAAACAAAACATTTTAATTTATGATGAAGCGTTGAATATTGTAATGACTCACGCTGGCATTGCTCCCATGTGGGACTTACCACAAGCGCAACAATTGGCGGAAGAATTGGAGCAGGTTTTGTGGGGAGAGCATTATCAGGAATTCTTAACTCATATGTATGGCAATGAACCCGATATATGGTCTTTTAACTTAACGGGCACAACCAGGTTGAGGGTAATTTGCAATTATTTTACCCGCATGCGTTTTTGTGACCATCAAGGCCGTTTATGTTTTCGTTATAAAGGCTCTATTAAAGAGGCTCCGGCAGCTCTTTATCCATGGTTTGAAGTTCCTCATCGTCATGAGATTCCTGTGGATATTGTGTTTGGGCATTGGGCAGCTTTATTGGGTCAATGTTCTCTTCCAAGAATCTATGCGATTGATACGGGTTGTCTTTGGGGAGGAGAATTAACCGCATTGCGCCTGCAAGATAGACAACGCTTTACGGTGCCAGGGTTGGTGGTAAATTAA